One window from the genome of Halostella litorea encodes:
- a CDS encoding DUF84 family protein, producing MRVGVGSGNPVKATATERALAGRDATVEAVPVESGVSEQPRGRAETVEGAENRARRALAAGEFDLGVGIEGGVATLSGVGGRFLIMWAAVTDGDRTGRGGGPSLRLPDDIAARVDAGEELGPVMDDVLDREGVAREGGAAGALTDGAVDREAALSSAVAGALGPFVADLY from the coding sequence ATGCGAGTCGGAGTCGGCAGCGGCAACCCGGTGAAGGCGACGGCCACCGAGCGCGCGCTCGCGGGGCGGGACGCGACGGTCGAAGCGGTCCCGGTCGAGTCGGGCGTGAGCGAACAGCCGCGGGGACGCGCCGAGACCGTCGAGGGCGCGGAGAACCGCGCGCGGCGAGCGCTCGCCGCCGGGGAGTTCGACCTCGGGGTGGGCATCGAGGGCGGCGTGGCGACGCTTTCGGGCGTCGGCGGCCGCTTCCTGATCATGTGGGCCGCGGTCACCGACGGCGATCGGACGGGTCGCGGCGGCGGGCCGAGCCTCCGCCTACCCGATGACATCGCGGCGCGCGTCGACGCCGGCGAGGAACTCGGCCCGGTGATGGACGACGTGTTGGACAGGGAGGGCGTGGCGCGCGAGGGCGGCGCGGCGGGGGCGCTCACCGACGGGGCGGTCGACCGCGAAGCGGCGCTTTCGAGCGCGGTCGCCGGGGCGCTGGGCCCGTTCGTCGCCGACCTGTACTAG